The sequence AAAGCAATACTGAACTTATTGAGAGCATCAAGAACGACAGCCCGGAGTTCAGAGAACTTTTTAATGAGCACATTAGAATGGAGCAGGATCTTGAAGCTCTGCTGAGTTTGAAATATTATCCGCCTGAAGTGGAAGCTAAGATAAAAGAGATCAAAAAGCAGAAGCTCATCGGAAAAGATAAAATGGAA is a genomic window of Geovibrio thiophilus containing:
- a CDS encoding DUF465 domain-containing protein, with the protein product MLKSNTELIESIKNDSPEFRELFNEHIRMEQDLEALLSLKYYPPEVEAKIKEIKKQKLIGKDKMERIAVEYQKRFSSN